The following are encoded in a window of Sminthopsis crassicaudata isolate SCR6 chromosome 3, ASM4859323v1, whole genome shotgun sequence genomic DNA:
- the LOC141561387 gene encoding uncharacterized protein LOC141561387 isoform X1, which produces MMEMELTAFLNKENEDRKAGSTIFGKNKKKKAEEITFLVHESTKETYTWDSPVGQISSKVEQESSDSGDEGGLWFTASVTSEYCNLNKPNFRRNPDGGITDDEKFSRKERDNRMEDNKLHFIGSDVNIPPRMIENNMGQSWKTVMGHQTEGKSAFELSVEKSMTENTPTLLSLTLDEIEIDLNINEKYEHKKDKGIDKVITQESAKEEYDRKSPMGQKLRGMEEESSDSGDEGGLWFIASHTSEDDYLNKLALRRNPARGTIDDEKRHVSLSYKPKVIEESMPNENAAIKGTKRKNVIQEQKDKRNIMFSFLQFFQRNSKKQKEYIITDVKRNEARENGSANKTPRGCFGMVCFPRCWRKQNK; this is translated from the exons ATGATGGAAATGGAATTAACCGCTTTCCTGAATAAAGAGAATG AAGATAGAAAAGCTGGTTCAAccatatttggaaaaaacaaaaagaaaaaagctgaagAAATAACATTCCTTGTTCATGAAAGCACAAAAGAAACATACACATG gGATTCTCCAGTGGGCCAGATATCTTCCAAAGTGGAACAAGAGTCATCTGACAGTGGTG ATGAAGGGGGTCTGTGGTTTACAGCTTCTGTTACCAGTGAATACTGCAATTTGAATAAAccaaatttcagaagaaatcctGATGGAGGAATAACAGATGATGAAAAATT ttccaggaaagaaagagacaacaGAATGGAAGATAACAAATTAC ACTTTATTGGAAGTGATGTTAATATCCCTCCAAGAATGATAGAAAACAACATGGGCCAGTCATGGAAAACAGTCATGGGGCATCAAACTGAAGG GAAATCAGCCTTTGAGTTGTCTGTGGAGAAAAGTATGACAGAAAACACACCAACCCTGCTTTCCCTTACTTTGG ATGAGATTGAAATAGAtctaaatattaatgaaaaatatgaacaCAAAAAAGACAAAGGTATAGATAAAGTCATTACTCAGGAAAGTGCAAAGGAAGAATATGATCG GAAATCCCCAATGGGTCAGAAACTGCGGGGAATGGAAGAAGAATCATCTGACAGTGGTG ATGAAGGAGGACTATGGTTTATAGCTAGTCATACCAGCGAGGATGACTATTTAAATAAGCTGGCTCTCAGAAGAAATCCTGCTAGAGGAACAATTGATGATGAGAAAAG GCATGTTTCTTTAAGCTACAAACCAAAAGTTATCGAAGAAAGCATGCCTAATGAGAATG CTGCAATAAAAGGAACCAAAAGAAAGAACGTTATACaagaacaaaaagataaaaggaacatAATGTTTTCATTCTTGCA ATTTTTCCAGAggaattctaaaaaacaaaaggagTACATAATCACAGATGTAAAAag GAATGAAGCCAGAGAAAATGGGTCAGCAAATAAAACACCAAGAGGCTGTTTTGGTATGGTGTGTTTTCCAAGGTGTTggagaaagcaaaataaatga
- the LOC141561387 gene encoding uncharacterized protein LOC141561387 isoform X2 yields MMEMELTAFLNKENEDRKAGSTIFGKNKKKKAEEITFLVHESTKETYTWDSPVGQISSKVEQESSDSGDEGGLWFTASVTSEYCNLNKPNFRRNPDGGITDDEKFSRKERDNRMEDNKLHFIGSDVNIPPRMIENNMGQSWKTVMGHQTEGKSAFELSVEKSMTENTPTLLSLTLDEIEIDLNINEKYEHKKDKGIDKVITQESAKEEYDRKSPMGQKLRGMEEESSDSGDEGGLWFIASHTSEDDYLNKLALRRNPARGTIDDEKRHVSLSYKPKVIEESMPNENAAIKGTKRKNVIQEQKDKRNIMFSFLQNEARENGSANKTPRGCFGMVCFPRCWRKQNK; encoded by the exons ATGATGGAAATGGAATTAACCGCTTTCCTGAATAAAGAGAATG AAGATAGAAAAGCTGGTTCAAccatatttggaaaaaacaaaaagaaaaaagctgaagAAATAACATTCCTTGTTCATGAAAGCACAAAAGAAACATACACATG gGATTCTCCAGTGGGCCAGATATCTTCCAAAGTGGAACAAGAGTCATCTGACAGTGGTG ATGAAGGGGGTCTGTGGTTTACAGCTTCTGTTACCAGTGAATACTGCAATTTGAATAAAccaaatttcagaagaaatcctGATGGAGGAATAACAGATGATGAAAAATT ttccaggaaagaaagagacaacaGAATGGAAGATAACAAATTAC ACTTTATTGGAAGTGATGTTAATATCCCTCCAAGAATGATAGAAAACAACATGGGCCAGTCATGGAAAACAGTCATGGGGCATCAAACTGAAGG GAAATCAGCCTTTGAGTTGTCTGTGGAGAAAAGTATGACAGAAAACACACCAACCCTGCTTTCCCTTACTTTGG ATGAGATTGAAATAGAtctaaatattaatgaaaaatatgaacaCAAAAAAGACAAAGGTATAGATAAAGTCATTACTCAGGAAAGTGCAAAGGAAGAATATGATCG GAAATCCCCAATGGGTCAGAAACTGCGGGGAATGGAAGAAGAATCATCTGACAGTGGTG ATGAAGGAGGACTATGGTTTATAGCTAGTCATACCAGCGAGGATGACTATTTAAATAAGCTGGCTCTCAGAAGAAATCCTGCTAGAGGAACAATTGATGATGAGAAAAG GCATGTTTCTTTAAGCTACAAACCAAAAGTTATCGAAGAAAGCATGCCTAATGAGAATG CTGCAATAAAAGGAACCAAAAGAAAGAACGTTATACaagaacaaaaagataaaaggaacatAATGTTTTCATTCTTGCA GAATGAAGCCAGAGAAAATGGGTCAGCAAATAAAACACCAAGAGGCTGTTTTGGTATGGTGTGTTTTCCAAGGTGTTggagaaagcaaaataaatga